A genomic region of Noviherbaspirillum sp. L7-7A contains the following coding sequences:
- a CDS encoding HlyD family type I secretion periplasmic adaptor subunit produces MSRAEQKARPVSGWEPVTATLPEPVNDADYLHGVAGMLAHGPRRITRWAFWLGLLFWLVALAWAAVAKVDEFTVAEGKVIPSSRVQLVQNLEGGIIAEVLVKEGDSVAREQPLLRIDKVRFASQSEEGRAKDRALLARIARLSAEANGLAFSAPVQLAASHPALVAQESSLYASRQQALRANLAVLRQQLGQREQELAEKRARQQQLQQSHALVTRELGMVRPMANQGYITQLDAVRLERQANDIQGELDAARLALPRLEAALREAREKVDELASRFRADAMKELSLARAEQQALAAANTELEDRLRRTEVRAPVAGVVKQLKVHTVGGVIQPGMDLMEIVPREDTLLVEARVRPADIAFLRVGQEATVKLSAYDFTIYGGFPGTLEHIGADTVMPERPGERAESYYPVQVRTRGSTPTGASAALSIMPGMVASVDIRTGRKTVLHYLLKPIVKVRDGMLRER; encoded by the coding sequence ATGTCGCGCGCTGAACAGAAGGCGCGCCCGGTGTCGGGCTGGGAACCGGTGACGGCAACGCTGCCCGAGCCGGTCAATGATGCCGACTATCTGCATGGCGTGGCCGGCATGCTGGCGCATGGCCCGCGCCGCATCACCCGCTGGGCGTTCTGGCTTGGCCTCCTGTTCTGGCTGGTGGCGCTGGCCTGGGCGGCCGTGGCGAAAGTGGATGAATTCACGGTAGCCGAGGGCAAGGTGATCCCGTCGTCGCGTGTGCAGCTGGTGCAGAACCTGGAAGGCGGCATCATCGCCGAGGTGCTGGTGAAGGAGGGCGACAGCGTGGCCAGGGAACAGCCGCTGCTGCGCATCGACAAGGTGCGCTTTGCGTCGCAGTCGGAAGAGGGCAGGGCCAAGGACCGGGCGCTGCTGGCGCGCATTGCCCGCCTGTCGGCCGAAGCCAACGGCCTGGCGTTCAGCGCGCCCGTGCAGCTTGCCGCCAGCCATCCGGCGCTGGTGGCGCAAGAGTCCTCCCTGTATGCCAGCCGGCAGCAGGCGCTGCGCGCCAATCTTGCTGTGCTGCGCCAGCAGCTGGGGCAGCGCGAACAGGAACTGGCCGAGAAGCGCGCGCGCCAGCAGCAGCTGCAGCAAAGCCATGCGCTGGTGACCCGCGAACTGGGCATGGTGCGGCCCATGGCCAATCAGGGCTACATCACCCAGCTCGACGCGGTGCGCCTGGAGCGCCAGGCCAACGATATCCAGGGCGAGCTCGACGCCGCCCGCCTGGCGCTGCCGCGCCTGGAAGCGGCCCTGCGCGAGGCGCGCGAGAAGGTCGATGAACTGGCATCGCGCTTTCGCGCCGATGCGATGAAGGAACTCAGCCTGGCGCGCGCCGAGCAGCAGGCGCTGGCCGCGGCCAACACCGAGCTGGAAGACCGGCTGCGCCGCACCGAGGTCAGGGCGCCGGTGGCCGGCGTGGTCAAGCAGCTCAAGGTGCATACCGTGGGCGGCGTGATCCAGCCCGGCATGGACCTGATGGAAATCGTGCCGCGCGAGGACACGCTGCTGGTCGAGGCGCGGGTGCGGCCAGCCGACATCGCCTTCCTGCGGGTCGGACAGGAGGCCACGGTCAAGCTCAGCGCCTACGACTTCACGATCTATGGCGGCTTTCCCGGCACGCTGGAGCATATCGGCGCCGACACGGTCATGCCGGAACGGCCGGGCGAGCGCGCGGAAAGCTATTACCCGGTGCAGGTGCGCACCCGCGGCAGCACGCCCACCGGCGCCAGCGCGGCACTGTCCATCATGCCCGGCATGGTCGCCAGCGTGGACATCCGCACCGGGCGCAAGACGGTATTGCACTACCTGCTCAAGCCGATCGTGAAGGTCAGGGACGGCATGTTGCGCGAACGCTAG
- a CDS encoding type I secretion system permease/ATPase has product MAHDDPLLACLLALARLHERPISAAAVLAGLPLVDGRLTPELLVRAARRFGLDAALSRRPLDQVSAGMLPVVLLLDGRDACVLTRLEGDSAHLILPLEGAVEMPLALLRQRHAGVVILARPLVSADARSHASAPPARAQWLRDAVLPLWPLYGEVLAASLMINLFALCMPLYSMNVYDRVVPNQAEATLWALSAGMAIVLAFDFGMRMLRGYFIDIAGRRIDLQLSSQVFQRVLDMKMAARPPSAGAFANNLQEFESVRDFATSATMAALVDLPFVALFLAAMFWVGGSLGWIPVLAIPVIVGVGLLLQLPLARLVASSSRLAAQRQAVLVESLVGLEAIKAAGAQGMLQRRWETLVSQLARMGLRARLLSACAVNFAQFAQQVAYLLVIVCGALRIAEDRLTLGGLIACTILAGRALAPWSQLATLLTRYHQARNALYATGKVMALPVEHEAGRQFLQRGAIRGEIELRNVRFAYPGQQAEALAGVSLRIAAGERVAIIGRIGSGKTTVEKLVMGLYAPDAGAVLVDGTDVRQLDPALLRRQIGHVPQDINLFYGSIRDNIVLGESGVDEEAMLRAAAIGGVADFVAASAEGYDQQVGERGVNLSGGQRQAIAIARAELLAPPVLLLDEPSSAMDARSEQLFKERLGAQLAGRTLVLVSHRGSLLSLVDRVLVMDQGRLVADGPRDAVLAALAAGKIHVAR; this is encoded by the coding sequence ATGGCGCATGACGACCCCTTGCTGGCCTGCCTGCTGGCACTGGCGCGGCTGCATGAACGCCCGATCAGCGCGGCGGCGGTGCTGGCCGGCCTGCCCCTGGTGGACGGACGCCTGACGCCGGAACTGTTGGTGCGCGCCGCGCGCCGCTTCGGCCTGGATGCGGCGCTGTCGCGCCGGCCGCTGGACCAGGTCAGCGCCGGCATGCTGCCCGTGGTGCTGCTGCTCGATGGCCGCGATGCCTGCGTGCTGACCCGCCTCGAAGGCGACAGCGCGCACCTTATCCTGCCGCTGGAAGGCGCCGTGGAGATGCCGCTTGCGCTGCTGCGGCAACGGCATGCCGGCGTCGTGATCCTCGCCCGGCCGCTGGTGTCGGCCGACGCCCGCAGCCACGCCAGCGCGCCGCCGGCCCGCGCGCAGTGGCTGCGCGACGCGGTGCTGCCGCTGTGGCCGCTCTATGGCGAAGTGCTGGCGGCCTCATTGATGATCAACCTGTTCGCGCTGTGCATGCCGCTCTACTCGATGAATGTGTATGACCGGGTGGTGCCCAACCAGGCCGAGGCCACGCTGTGGGCGCTCTCCGCGGGCATGGCCATCGTGCTGGCGTTCGACTTCGGCATGCGCATGCTGCGCGGCTATTTCATCGACATCGCCGGCCGCCGCATTGACCTGCAGCTTTCCTCGCAGGTGTTCCAGCGGGTGCTGGACATGAAGATGGCGGCCCGGCCGCCGTCGGCGGGCGCCTTCGCCAACAACCTGCAGGAATTCGAAAGCGTGCGCGACTTCGCCACCTCCGCCACCATGGCCGCACTGGTGGACCTGCCGTTTGTCGCGCTGTTCCTGGCAGCGATGTTCTGGGTCGGCGGCAGCCTGGGCTGGATACCGGTGCTGGCCATTCCGGTCATTGTCGGCGTCGGCCTGCTGCTGCAATTGCCGCTGGCGCGGCTGGTGGCGAGCAGCAGCCGCCTCGCCGCGCAGCGCCAGGCCGTGCTGGTGGAAAGCCTGGTCGGCCTCGAAGCCATCAAGGCGGCCGGCGCCCAGGGCATGCTGCAGCGGCGCTGGGAAACCCTGGTCAGCCAGCTGGCGAGGATGGGCCTGCGGGCCAGGCTGCTGTCAGCCTGCGCAGTCAATTTCGCGCAGTTTGCACAGCAGGTGGCGTATCTGCTCGTGATTGTCTGCGGCGCGCTCCGGATTGCGGAGGACAGGCTGACGCTGGGCGGCCTGATCGCCTGCACCATCCTGGCCGGACGGGCGCTGGCGCCATGGTCGCAACTGGCCACGCTGCTGACCCGCTATCACCAGGCGCGCAACGCGCTCTATGCCACCGGCAAGGTGATGGCGCTGCCGGTGGAGCATGAGGCCGGCCGCCAGTTCCTGCAGCGCGGGGCTATCCGCGGCGAGATCGAACTGCGCAATGTGCGCTTTGCCTATCCCGGCCAGCAGGCCGAGGCGCTGGCCGGCGTGTCGCTGCGCATCGCCGCCGGCGAGCGTGTGGCCATCATCGGCCGCATCGGTTCGGGCAAGACCACGGTCGAGAAGCTGGTGATGGGCCTGTATGCGCCGGACGCCGGCGCGGTGCTGGTCGATGGCACCGACGTGCGCCAGCTCGACCCGGCGCTGCTGCGGCGCCAGATCGGCCATGTGCCGCAGGACATCAACCTATTTTACGGCAGCATCCGCGACAACATCGTGCTTGGCGAAAGCGGCGTGGACGAGGAGGCCATGCTGCGCGCGGCCGCCATCGGCGGCGTGGCCGACTTCGTCGCGGCGTCGGCCGAGGGCTATGACCAGCAGGTGGGCGAGCGCGGCGTCAATCTGTCTGGCGGCCAGCGCCAGGCGATCGCGATTGCCCGCGCCGAATTGCTGGCGCCGCCCGTCCTGCTGCTCGACGAGCCCAGCAGCGCGATGGATGCGCGCTCCGAGCAGCTATTCAAGGAACGGCTGGGCGCGCAACTGGCGGGGCGCACCCTGGTGCTGGTGTCGCACCGCGGCTCGCTGCTGTCATTGGTCGACCGGGTGCTGGTGATGGACCAGGGCCGCCTGGTGGCCGACGGGCCGCGCGACGCCGTCCTGGCCGCGCTGGCGGCGGGCAAGATCCATGTCGCGCGCTGA
- a CDS encoding chorismate-binding protein, which yields MQQECWVLLDDCNASEQAPVSRLYSGYRETLECADAAGLNAWVAQVRQALEGGRFAVLLCDYELGAGLHGIAARPEAAQRPAARALLFAQCRRLSRQEADDWLAAQAGDAPAGIAALKAAEDAQHFAAAIGRIHAWLEAGDAYQINHTWRFHFDAWGEPAALYRRLRARQPVPYGALALLPDGAAVLSLSPELFMRQEGRTLTAQPMKGTAPAAGDAALDAVTAAQMQADTKTRAENLMIVDLLRNDFGQVAETGSVKVPALFQVDRYGAVLQMTSTVSATRRADAGFAQILSALYPCGSVTGAPKRRAMQIIRELEDTPRGIYTGAIGWLDASGDFCLSVPIRTLALDAPQGGVRAGVLGVGAGIVHDSVAGDEYQECLQKARFLTGLPQEFTLFETMHATRDDGCRHLERHLARLAASARYFGFGWDGQALRAKIAAACAGLGEGEHALKLVLSFAGEATLAASPLAPWPQPVKVLLAPQPTASDALFLRHKTSLRERYDQAWRTAQEQGAFDMLFHNERGELTEGGRSNVFLLLDGHWLTPPLTAGVLPGVMRGVLLDDPAWGAREARLSMADLRRAEQVLVCNALRGALRARVVSEDA from the coding sequence ATGCAGCAGGAATGCTGGGTCCTGCTGGACGACTGCAATGCCAGCGAACAGGCGCCGGTCTCGCGCCTGTATAGCGGCTATCGCGAGACCCTGGAATGCGCCGACGCCGCCGGCCTGAACGCCTGGGTGGCACAGGTCCGGCAGGCGCTGGAAGGCGGCCGCTTCGCCGTGCTGCTCTGCGATTACGAGCTGGGCGCCGGGCTGCACGGCATTGCCGCCCGGCCCGAAGCGGCGCAGCGGCCGGCTGCGCGGGCGCTGCTGTTTGCACAGTGCCGCAGGCTGTCGCGCCAGGAGGCCGACGACTGGCTGGCCGCGCAGGCCGGCGACGCGCCGGCCGGCATCGCCGCATTGAAGGCAGCTGAGGACGCGCAGCATTTCGCCGCCGCCATCGGCCGCATCCATGCCTGGCTGGAAGCGGGCGACGCCTACCAGATCAACCATACCTGGCGCTTCCATTTCGATGCCTGGGGCGAGCCCGCCGCCCTGTATCGGCGCCTGCGCGCGCGCCAGCCGGTGCCTTACGGCGCGCTGGCGCTGCTGCCCGACGGCGCCGCCGTGCTGTCGCTGTCGCCTGAACTGTTCATGCGGCAGGAAGGCCGCACACTCACCGCGCAGCCGATGAAGGGCACCGCGCCGGCCGCCGGCGACGCCGCGCTGGACGCCGTCACCGCAGCGCAGATGCAGGCCGATACCAAAACCCGGGCCGAGAACCTGATGATCGTCGACCTGCTTCGCAACGACTTCGGGCAGGTGGCCGAGACCGGCTCGGTGAAGGTGCCGGCGCTGTTCCAGGTCGACCGCTATGGCGCGGTGCTGCAGATGACCTCCACCGTCAGCGCCACGCGGCGCGCCGATGCCGGCTTTGCGCAAATTCTGTCGGCGCTGTATCCCTGCGGCTCGGTCACCGGGGCGCCGAAGCGGCGCGCCATGCAGATCATCCGCGAACTGGAAGACACGCCGCGTGGCATCTATACCGGCGCGATCGGCTGGCTCGATGCGTCCGGCGACTTCTGCCTGTCGGTGCCGATCCGCACCCTGGCGCTGGACGCGCCCCAGGGCGGCGTGCGCGCCGGCGTGCTGGGCGTGGGCGCGGGCATCGTGCATGACAGCGTGGCCGGGGACGAATATCAGGAGTGCCTGCAGAAGGCGCGCTTCCTGACTGGCCTGCCGCAGGAATTCACCCTGTTCGAAACCATGCATGCAACCCGTGATGATGGCTGCCGCCATCTGGAACGGCACCTGGCCCGGCTGGCTGCTTCTGCCCGCTATTTCGGCTTCGGCTGGGACGGGCAGGCACTGCGGGCGAAGATTGCCGCCGCCTGCGCCGGGCTCGGCGAGGGCGAGCATGCGCTGAAGCTGGTGCTGTCCTTTGCTGGCGAAGCGACGCTGGCGGCCAGCCCGCTGGCGCCCTGGCCGCAGCCGGTGAAGGTGCTGCTGGCGCCGCAGCCTACCGCTTCCGACGCCCTGTTCCTGCGCCACAAGACCAGCCTGCGCGAGCGCTACGACCAGGCCTGGCGCACAGCCCAGGAGCAGGGCGCATTCGACATGCTGTTCCACAACGAAAGGGGCGAGCTGACCGAAGGCGGACGCAGCAATGTGTTCCTCCTGCTGGATGGCCATTGGCTGACGCCGCCGCTGACGGCCGGCGTGCTGCCCGGCGTGATGCGCGGCGTGTTGCTGGATGATCCAGCCTGGGGGGCGCGCGAGGCGCGTTTAAGCATGGCGGACCTGCGGCGTGCCGAGCAGGTGTTGGTATGCAACGCATTGCGCGGTGCGCTGCGGGCGCGGGTTGTAAGCGAGGACGCGTAG
- the dcd gene encoding dCTP deaminase has protein sequence MTIKSDKWIRRMAEQHGMIEPFEPGQVRTAANGQKIVSYGTSSYGYDIRCADEFKIFTNINSTIVDPKNFDENSFVDIKSDVCIIPPNSFALARTIEYFRIPRSVLTICLGKSTYARCGIIVNVTPFEPEWEGYVTLEFSNTTPLPAKIYAGEGCAQVLFFESDEVCETSYRDRGGKYQGQRGVTLPKT, from the coding sequence ATGACCATCAAATCCGACAAGTGGATACGCCGCATGGCCGAACAGCACGGCATGATCGAACCCTTCGAGCCGGGCCAGGTGCGCACCGCGGCCAATGGTCAGAAGATCGTGTCCTACGGCACGTCTTCGTATGGCTACGACATCCGCTGCGCCGACGAATTCAAGATCTTCACCAACATCAACAGCACCATCGTCGACCCCAAGAATTTCGACGAGAACTCCTTCGTCGACATCAAGAGCGACGTCTGCATCATTCCGCCGAATTCCTTCGCGCTGGCCCGCACCATCGAATACTTCCGCATTCCGCGCAGCGTGCTCACCATCTGCCTGGGCAAGTCGACCTATGCCCGCTGCGGCATCATCGTCAACGTCACGCCCTTCGAGCCGGAATGGGAAGGCTACGTGACGCTGGAGTTTTCCAACACCACGCCGCTGCCGGCCAAGATCTATGCCGGCGAGGGCTGCGCCCAGGTGCTGTTCTTCGAAAGCGATGAAGTCTGCGAGACCTCCTACCGCGACCGCGGCGGCAAGTACCAGGGGCAGCGCGGCGTGACCCTGCCCAAGACCTGA
- a CDS encoding MoaD/ThiS family protein, with product MRITFKLYATLSDYLPAGQRHNAVELDIDPATTIGDLIERFNLPKKLVHLVLVNGVYVEPSQRMARTLEAGDALAIWPPVAGG from the coding sequence ATGAGGATCACCTTCAAGCTGTATGCGACCCTGTCGGACTACCTGCCGGCGGGGCAGCGCCATAACGCGGTGGAACTCGACATCGATCCGGCCACCACCATCGGCGACCTGATCGAGCGATTCAACCTGCCGAAGAAACTGGTGCATCTGGTGCTGGTCAACGGCGTCTATGTCGAGCCGTCGCAGCGCATGGCGCGTACGCTGGAAGCCGGCGACGCGCTGGCGATCTGGCCGCCGGTTGCGGGTGGATGA
- a CDS encoding FAD-dependent oxidoreductase: protein MKHLIIGNGPAGVIAAETIVGHAPQDQVVLLGDEPEPSYSRMAIPYLLMGNITEQGTYLRKDPQHFSSRGIRLEHGRAKSIDTAANIVHLADGRGLAYDRLLLATGSSPVAPPIPGMDSPGVHTCWTMEDARRIMQLAQPGARVVQMGAGFIGCIIMEALAARGVDLSVIEMGDRMVPRMMGAGAGNMIKAWCQHKGIKVYTSTRVNAIEPGTPLRVTLSSGEVVEADLIISATGVKPQIGIARDSGIHCKDGILVDATMQSSVPGIYAAGDCAEAFDQATGHTVVSAIQPNAAEQGRCAGMNMVGRALRMTDVPQINVLDTLGLISTSFGRWDGVPGGEHAELIDVPAFRFLRLEFEGDRLIGSNAVGHTQHAGVLRGLISQKVRLGAWKERLKEDPTRLMEAYIACAQRQEVWRHAS from the coding sequence ATGAAACATCTGATCATAGGCAACGGTCCGGCTGGCGTGATCGCCGCCGAGACCATCGTCGGCCATGCGCCGCAGGACCAGGTCGTGCTGCTGGGCGACGAGCCCGAACCAAGCTATTCCCGCATGGCCATTCCCTATCTGCTGATGGGCAACATTACCGAGCAGGGCACCTACCTGCGCAAGGACCCGCAGCATTTCAGCAGCCGCGGCATCCGGCTGGAACACGGCCGCGCCAAAAGCATCGACACCGCGGCCAACATCGTCCACCTGGCCGACGGCCGCGGCCTCGCCTACGACAGGCTGCTGCTGGCCACCGGCTCGTCGCCGGTGGCGCCGCCGATTCCGGGCATGGACAGCCCCGGCGTGCACACCTGCTGGACCATGGAAGACGCGCGCCGCATCATGCAGCTGGCCCAACCCGGCGCGCGGGTGGTGCAGATGGGCGCCGGCTTCATCGGCTGCATCATCATGGAAGCGCTGGCCGCGCGCGGCGTGGATCTGTCCGTGATCGAAATGGGCGACCGCATGGTGCCGCGCATGATGGGCGCCGGCGCCGGCAACATGATCAAGGCCTGGTGCCAGCACAAGGGCATCAAGGTTTACACATCGACACGGGTCAACGCCATCGAGCCGGGCACGCCGCTGCGGGTGACCCTTTCCAGCGGCGAGGTGGTGGAAGCCGACCTGATCATTTCCGCCACGGGCGTCAAGCCGCAGATCGGCATTGCCAGGGACAGCGGCATCCATTGCAAGGACGGCATCCTGGTGGACGCCACCATGCAGTCCAGCGTGCCCGGCATCTATGCCGCCGGCGACTGCGCCGAGGCATTCGACCAGGCCACCGGCCACACCGTGGTATCGGCCATCCAGCCCAATGCCGCCGAGCAGGGCCGCTGCGCCGGCATGAACATGGTCGGGCGCGCGCTGCGCATGACCGATGTGCCGCAGATCAATGTGCTTGACACCCTGGGCCTGATCTCCACCTCGTTCGGACGCTGGGACGGCGTGCCCGGCGGCGAGCATGCCGAACTGATCGACGTGCCGGCGTTCCGCTTCCTGCGCCTGGAGTTCGAGGGCGACCGGCTGATCGGCTCCAATGCGGTCGGCCATACCCAGCATGCCGGCGTGCTGCGCGGCCTGATCTCGCAGAAGGTCAGGCTGGGCGCCTGGAAGGAAAGGCTGAAGGAAGATCCGACGCGGCTGATGGAAGCCTATATCGCCTGCGCCCAGCGGCAGGAAGTGTGGCGGCATGCAAGTTGA
- a CDS encoding aldehyde ferredoxin oxidoreductase family protein, giving the protein MSWTGKILRVNLTAGTCVAEPLKMEWAKEYLGQRGLATKYFVDEVDPTVAPLSAENKIIWATGPLTGTMASTGGRYSVITKGALTGAIACSNSGGYFGAELKMAGWDMIIFEGRAASPVYLSITDDHAELLDASWLWGKSVWETEPAIKTRHQDPLIRVSTIGRAGETGCLYAAVVNDLHRAAGRSGVGTVMGSKNLKAIAVRGKKGVGNIRDPRAFMKATVAAKKVLADNAVTGQGLPTYGTQVLMNVINEMGAMPTRNHREVQFEGAKDISGEAMHTPRPTDGKKNLVTNQACFGCTIACGRISKIDENHFTVQNKPQYWGASGGLEYEAAWALGSANGVNDLEALTYANFICNEQGMDPISFGATVGAVMELYEMGVLTAEQLGIDAKFGSAEALTHFVEITARGEGFGVEIGQGSKRLTAKYGYPDLSMSVKGQEFPAYDSRGIQGMGLAYATSNRGACHLRGYTVASEVLGIPVKTDPLVTEGKAELVKAFQDATAVFDSAGVCVFTTFAWTLADLQPQLHAACDESFTMEKLGEIGERIWNMERDFNNRAGFTNLDDTLPKRLLTEAAQTGPAKGLVNGLDKMLPEYYRIRGWNAEGQLTEETRSRLAL; this is encoded by the coding sequence ATGTCGTGGACTGGAAAAATACTGCGTGTCAACCTGACGGCCGGCACCTGTGTGGCCGAACCGCTGAAGATGGAATGGGCCAAGGAATACCTGGGCCAGCGCGGCCTGGCAACCAAATATTTTGTCGATGAAGTCGACCCGACTGTTGCGCCGCTGTCGGCCGAGAACAAGATCATCTGGGCCACCGGCCCGCTGACCGGCACCATGGCCTCCACGGGCGGCCGGTATTCCGTGATCACCAAGGGCGCGCTGACCGGCGCCATCGCCTGCTCGAATTCGGGCGGCTATTTCGGCGCCGAACTGAAGATGGCCGGCTGGGACATGATCATCTTCGAAGGCCGCGCCGCCAGCCCGGTCTACCTGTCGATCACCGATGACCATGCCGAGCTGCTGGATGCTTCCTGGCTGTGGGGCAAGTCGGTCTGGGAAACCGAGCCGGCGATCAAGACCCGCCACCAGGACCCGCTGATCCGCGTATCCACCATCGGCCGCGCCGGCGAGACCGGCTGCCTGTATGCCGCGGTGGTCAACGACCTGCACCGGGCCGCCGGCCGCTCCGGCGTGGGCACCGTGATGGGCAGCAAGAACCTGAAGGCCATCGCCGTGCGCGGCAAGAAGGGCGTGGGCAATATCCGCGATCCGCGCGCCTTCATGAAGGCCACCGTCGCCGCCAAGAAGGTCCTGGCCGACAATGCCGTCACCGGCCAGGGCCTGCCAACCTATGGCACCCAGGTGCTGATGAACGTGATCAACGAGATGGGCGCCATGCCCACCCGCAATCACCGCGAGGTGCAGTTCGAAGGCGCCAAGGACATTTCCGGCGAGGCCATGCACACCCCGCGCCCCACCGACGGCAAGAAGAACCTGGTGACCAACCAGGCCTGCTTCGGCTGCACCATCGCCTGCGGCCGCATTTCCAAGATCGACGAGAACCACTTCACGGTGCAGAACAAGCCGCAGTACTGGGGCGCTTCCGGCGGCCTGGAATACGAAGCGGCCTGGGCGCTGGGTTCGGCCAATGGCGTCAACGATCTCGAAGCGCTGACCTATGCCAACTTCATCTGCAACGAGCAGGGCATGGACCCGATCTCCTTCGGCGCCACCGTCGGCGCGGTGATGGAGCTGTATGAAATGGGCGTGCTGACCGCGGAGCAACTGGGCATTGATGCGAAGTTCGGCAGTGCCGAGGCGCTGACCCATTTCGTCGAAATCACCGCCAGGGGCGAGGGCTTCGGCGTGGAAATCGGGCAGGGTTCCAAGCGCCTGACCGCGAAGTACGGTTATCCGGACCTGTCGATGTCGGTCAAGGGCCAGGAATTCCCGGCCTACGACTCGCGCGGCATCCAGGGCATGGGCCTGGCCTATGCCACGTCCAACCGCGGCGCCTGCCACCTGCGCGGCTACACCGTGGCTTCGGAAGTGCTGGGCATACCGGTCAAGACCGATCCGCTGGTCACCGAGGGCAAGGCCGAGCTGGTCAAGGCCTTCCAGGACGCCACCGCGGTGTTCGACTCGGCCGGCGTGTGCGTCTTCACCACCTTCGCCTGGACCCTGGCCGACCTGCAGCCGCAGCTGCATGCCGCCTGCGACGAGTCGTTCACGATGGAAAAGCTGGGCGAGATCGGCGAGCGCATCTGGAACATGGAGCGCGACTTCAACAACCGCGCCGGCTTCACCAACCTCGACGACACGCTGCCCAAGCGCCTGCTGACCGAAGCCGCCCAGACCGGCCCGGCCAAGGGCCTGGTCAATGGCCTCGACAAGATGCTGCCGGAGTACTACCGCATCCGCGGCTGGAATGCGGAAGGCCAGCTGACCGAGGAAACCCGCAGCCGCCTGGCGCTGTAG
- a CDS encoding 4Fe-4S dicluster domain-containing protein, which translates to MQKSLHIEPEKCTGCLQCEMACSYEHYGMFNPSKSVIKVFEFHDTGKKVPYTCTQCAEAWCLHACPVDAIKLDLSTGAKLVFQDICVGCKVCTIACPFGTVNYVQDTGKVHKCDLCGGDPACADACPTGAITYVDADWTGLDRMRQWADKLGNSNATAPAA; encoded by the coding sequence GTGCAAAAGTCGCTACATATCGAGCCGGAGAAATGCACCGGCTGCCTGCAATGCGAAATGGCTTGCAGCTACGAGCATTACGGGATGTTCAACCCGTCCAAGTCCGTCATCAAGGTGTTCGAATTCCATGACACCGGCAAGAAAGTGCCTTACACCTGCACCCAGTGCGCCGAAGCCTGGTGCCTGCATGCCTGCCCGGTGGACGCCATCAAGCTCGACCTCTCCACTGGCGCCAAGCTGGTGTTCCAGGATATCTGCGTTGGCTGCAAGGTCTGCACCATCGCCTGCCCGTTCGGCACCGTGAACTATGTGCAGGACACCGGCAAGGTCCACAAGTGCGACCTGTGCGGCGGCGACCCGGCCTGCGCCGATGCCTGCCCGACCGGCGCCATCACCTATGTCGACGCTGACTGGACCGGCCTGGACCGCATGCGCCAGTGGGCCGACAAGCTCGGCAACAGCAACGCTACCGCACCCGCGGCCTGA